The genome window ATGTTAAGACTGAACCTCAGGAAAACATATTCAGTTTTGTGCAAAGTGAAATCTACCAGACGTGGGATACAGTGTCCTTTGGATTCCAAAACACTGCTAACAAGCCTGATCCCAAAGAATAACAGTGGTTGTGTATTGTCTGATATCGTCAGTTTTATAATGAATCTTGACAGTTTAACTGTTAAACTTGTAATCATCCATCCTGTATGCACACATGAAGCTCTGTGAGTGCAGGGTTTTTATTGAAACAGTGTTTCAGTTACATATTTTCAGTGCGTTGTAGCCAGCATTGTGCATGCTGGCAACATGTTTCAGGTAGACACAGGCTAACTAAGCTGTCAAGTCAGAATTGAGCTAATGGAGAAACTTAAGATACAAAAGTATCAGTGACGTGTAGGAGGTCTCCCAGTTAACTAGTAATTTGGGTTATTGTAGCAGACAATCCACATCCATTTATGTGCAATATGTTGGTGCGTGTTTTGTGGGTTTGATCGTCATTCTCTTGATTTAACCTCGCTCCCCTTGTTGATATCTACCCATCCTAGACCCAGCCTATGATTTCAACTTCACATCAACCCATTGCCATGACAACAACCTCTTTTAGCCAGCCTAATCTGTCTCGCCTAGACTTGCCCCCACCCCCGTCTTCCCCCTCTGTTTCTCAGGGCATTTGCAGACACAACCACAGATTGGCTCCCTGCAGCATCCGTTATCTCAGCCTAAATGAAGCCCCACCCCAGCATCGCCTCTTAAGGTGCTAGAGGGCCAGATATTGCTCTCTCTGGCTGCACAGGGCTGcctcccaccacacacagacacactcctaATGTTTCTGGCTTGCTCCTCACAGCTGTTTGTCCCTCACTGATTTCTCTAGAGAGCTGCAGTTTGCGTCCAGTCAGGCATTGcaaaaaatacagacacacacacacacacacacacacacacacacgcacacgcacacacaaacacacacaaacaattctGATGCTTGGTATTCAAGCAAGAGAGCGCAGAAAAACACATCCATGTTTATTTAATCCAGTGGGTGTATGCTCAACCCTAGCCTCAGTATTGTAATTACAGTCATAAGATCTTTCGGCTTCCTACCTTGTTTGCTGTTATAGTATAAATAACAGTTCATGCATAATTGCTACATTTGGTGACGCCATGCCTTGCTGTTTAAAATTCCCCCTTAATGTTAAAGGAATCAGTCTGTTGGATTGACTGTGGATagaaatttattatttatcctGTAAGTGCTAGATTATTAACCAAAAACCCACACAGTGCGACATATAATAGCTTATAGCCAGTAGCCTAAATCTATAGTGTGCATTCTCTTGTAATCTGTTGATCTcaaacatatatgcacacattatTCTTAGGGACACATGATATTCTTAGGAACATACAGACTCACCTGTGTTTCTGAATTTGTTTCAAGAGGATGCGAGTCAAGAGatgctctttcctctctctgttgctccacCTATTGCTCTGtcttccactctctccctcctccgcgCTTTCTCCCCAGTCTCCCAGTTTTCCTGTTTAGTCCTCTCAtgcactcgctctctctctgccactccTTGCAGCTCTTTACGTCTCAACCTAATACCACACCTTCGCTCTCCGTCATTGGCTATTTTCAAGACCTGCCCGTGCACCATTTGCTGACTACCCTTTCTTAATTTCAGTGTCCCTCCCCCTAACCAGTGCACAGCAACAGCATCTCCCGTTTGCATCATGAATCATTCATTAGTCAATGCCTGTGGGcatctctgattggctggtccTCGGCCCAGACCTCAGACAGAATCTGCGGGTGGGGGCAGCATCATTATTGGACTCCAGCAGAGAGTGGGACCAGCTGGCAGGACGTCAAATCACTCTTAACAGATTACTCTCATATATTGCTCTTGTAATATTTTTAGGATGTTTTTGGTACATGAACTATTAATTTTTGTAATAGCTCACTGTATTTTTAGTGGATGTGTTGAAATTCATAATAAGCTTTATGCCAGTTGAATAAAGAAGAATGAACTCATGGCTGTAGGTGTGGTATTTGGAtacaagagaaaatgaaagagaaactaattcagtttttttttttttttttttgtgatggttTTGATACAGAGCGATATGCAAACTCATGCATTGTTTGTGCTTTACTGATCGTTCAAAGATCAGTCTCAAAACTTGTAATGTATTCTGTCAGTAGAGTTCATCACTGTTTTGATTAAGCAATGTTCTTTCTCAACCTTTAACTAAAGTTTATTCTCTTTCTCCACAGAGTCGAGTAATGGCACCTTTAATCTCAAGGCTAGTTCTGGCTacaagtttggctgcctggccaAGATAGTAAATTACATGAAGGTATGGCTCTAGAGACATATAGACTTATTGCTTTTGTCCCAGTGTCCTCAAGATCTCACAACAGCATGTTTGAATTGCTGCATTTTAAACTTGTCATCACGTGAACCACAAGCCAGGCAAAAGTTGGCTTTTTGTCTATTGTGTTAAACCAGTGATTAATTTGTGACTCCCGTGCAACATTTGGTCCTCAGACGTTCTGTTGGCATGTAAACAGCTTGTTTACCATTCTGTGCTCCTCAGAGAGGCCGCTAGGCCTTGTCACACCAGCTCTCTGACTCATCCATGCTGCAGAGCTCGCACCCATGTTGACAGATTttctttgaatgtgtcttttttGGCAGTCTGTTGAATATAGATAGTTTAGCAGTAGGCACAGAATCACAGTAGAGGACACTGGCAGAAAACACTGTAGAGACCATGTCACAAGTACTTGGGTTGAGAATTGCTCACATTTGAGGACCAAATGTAGTAAGGAGGCTTTTTTGCAGTTCTGTTTCCACATTCATTTCTATCCTACACTCTCTTAGACAAGGCACCAGAGGGGAGACACACACTTCCTAACCCTAGATGAGATTCTGGATGAGACCAAACTCCTGGATATTGGCATGAAGCAGAAACAGTGGCTTATGACTGaggtgtgtttgtatatgtgtgcgcatgtatgaaaggaacaaggaaaataaaattaagttgAATATCTTGTATTATGAagattattgaaaaaaaattacacatctGCCCTGCTAATGTATCTCCACTTAAGTTCTCCACTAAGTTGGAACAGAATCGCTTGCTGAAATAATGTAGAATTCAGACAAGTAAAGTTGAGAGCTTTGGTGTTAATAATGAAATCACAGGCATATTGTGAGTGCGCTCATCTTCTGCTTGTGCACCAATAAACCAGTGACTGTAAACCttacctcctccctcctccatcctgcCTTGCGATTGCAGGCCCTGGCCAACAACCCAAAGATAGAGGTGCGGGATGGGAAGTATGCCTTTAAGCCCAAGTACCACCTGAAGGACAAGAAGGCTCTGCTGAGGTTGTTGGACAAACATGACCAGCTTGGTTTGGGAGGGGTGCTGCTGGACGACGTAGAAGAGGGGCTGCCCAACTCAGCCAAGGCCATTAAggtaacattaacattaaaaactttGTATGTACCCAATCATATGTCTGTGTATAGATCATGAATCCAAGGGACACACGGTTTCACACCCTTTATGAGCAGTTAATTGGTACTTAATTTTTGTGTTAAGACAAGTGTGTTGGAACTGTAGAAGAGAAGAAAACTGTTACTTGGTGTGCTTTTTTCAATGTCATTTTAAAGGAGGGCAACCTCAGTTATTTTTCAAggctaaataaaggttgaataaatggatggatttgGTTTTCCACAGGCTTTAGGGGATCAAATAATCTTTGTGACCAGACCAGACAAGAAGAAGGTCTTGTTCTACAATGATAAACACTCCCAGTTTGTGGTGGATGAAGGTAAGCATTATTGAGATTTCAGTAGCCCTCTTCTAactattttttattgaaaactGTGGCTCTGGATGATGGTCCTTGTCATAAACCACATACTTTGAAGAAAAATCTGCAAAGACTTGTTGCCTGAAACATTTGGTTCAGGGCTTGGGAGTACTTTGTCTTGCAATAGAACCGGAAATAATGACATTGAGTTATTATGCTGTGTAATTCTACTGACCAAATTTATGGTCAGAAGCAAACCATTCTTATTGAATTCAAAATGAGATCTGAAACAAGTTAGGGAATATTAttagaaaatttgttttttgtactttagATTACCATGTGCTTACATGCAGAATACTGTAATTGTATTACATAACGTGTTAAGGAATTAataagttattacattatttttcatgCATATTGGCATGTTTCCACTGTTTGGATCATGCAATTTCATAGCTCTGGTCAAAACCTTGAGGTATCTCTGCATGCCAGTGTACCTGTTGCTTGATCAGTCTAATTCTGTTCACTCTTCTCGATAAACACTAGAGTTCCAGAAGCTGTGGAGGAGTGTTCCAGTGGATTCCATGGATGAAGAGAAGATTGAGGAGTACCTGAAGAAACAAGGCATCTCCTCCATGCAAGAAACAGGACCAAAGAAAGTGGTCAGTGTCTCCTCATGTCTCAGATGCTACTTGTTTTTCATTCTAACCCTTAACGTCTCTCTGCAAATTGTTAAAATAGGAGAAGATTGCCCAGAGTTAATGAACTTGAAATGATGGctttgaattaaaaaatgtgatgcaTATAGTAACTGTCATGCTTAGTTCATCATGCATCTAAGTAAGGGTTGGATTTCCTCCGTTACTCTCTGTAGTTACCAGttcaaaagagaaagaagcCTGGTGGACAGAAGAAGAGACGCTTCAAGACCCACAACGACCATTTGGCAGGAGTGCTGGAGGACTATTCAGATGGTGTGCCTGCAAAGAAGTGAAATTCCTTTCCTTACTGCTCCCTACCCTGAGAGGAGTGATGCTGAAACTGTAGTCCAGAGGTCACTGGACATGGAGAACCTCACTTTGGATGTACAATACAATGGCATTTTATGGCTGTCTCAGTAGTGTCAATCAGCTGTCTTATTTTCCTTTCCTGCCACTCCTCTCAGTGATCATTGATCTTGTAGTGCATGGATTGCATAAAAATGGTCCAATGCAGTCCTGTCAAGGTGGTTTAGTGATCGATGGTAACAAAGATACTAGAGGAACGGGAACCAGTTAATTATGGAGAACACTGGATGTTCATGCCCAAACTACTATCATATAAAAGGGCCATTCATTGTACACCTAGCAAATTGCAAACGTAAGtgaaatgtgtaaatatttttttttcctttaaggtTTACTGAGTCTAACGTGGACATTATGTGTGAAATAAGAGTGAAAGATTTGTATGGAAAGTTTCATTTAAAAGGACAGCAGACTTCATCTACTGGCAACTTTCTGTACTCTTCCATGATTGCTGCATAAGATAAACGCTTTTGTTACATATTGCATCATTCAACAGAAATGCAGTATATCCAGCATGGTACATGTACAATACTGTGCATAGAATTTCAAAATTACTTTCATACTTTTACTGCGACACCATGTCACAGCTGTTCTTTATACTGTAATTATGTCTACTCATTCTGGTCAAATTACACTATTGAACAGGATACCATGGCAGTGTGTGAAACTATGTTTACCTTGGAGAAACATCAAGTATATTGGATCAGCCAGTGTGACACCCTGCATTTACCCATTTCATATTTTCACCATCAAAGCAGTttcatattgttgttttttttttgttttgttttttaagaaatagGGGCCTTGTCCAAAATgtcacaataaaatgcaccaTGTATTAAGTTCCAAATGAGAAGGGAACAAAAATACATGTTTAGTGTCACTTTTCCCATTTcaacataaagttgaacattgGAAAATATTCATCTGTGAGCATTTGCATCTGTGAGCATCAACATTCCTATAAAATAGTAGTCATAAAAATCAGTACTGCCATGACAACTCACTTGCTACAACATGAAATGCAACACCAACACATTTTCGAGGCTATTTAATTAGTCATAGAAAACAGTACAGTAAGATAGCGAGAAAGGGCATATCTGCTGTTCCTGGTTATAGTAGAAAATACTTTTAGTGGCAAAGGAGAAAAGGTACTGACAGCAAGCtacattttacataattatATACATTCATACTTCTCAGctgtaagcttttttttttttaaatatggcaACTCCTGCCTTACTAACATGTCCATCTGTCATTCCTCATAAGCGTAAAGTTAGTTCTTAGTGTTTTGGCTGGCTTTGACGGTTTTCTTCAAATGATGGTAATTTGGTAGGATCTTCATCAGAAAGTCAAGCTGGAGAGTCTGGGGCTAAAGAAGATGAAAAGGACAAAGGCATTCAATACGGACACAAGAAGCTATTTGTAATTCTTTGTTTTGACCACCTTTTCAGACACTTCCTAAAATGTTTAACCGGTCTACTAGTGGGCTGTAATACAGTGAATTTAAAAGAGATTCGTGTGGAAAATGTTTCTGGTAACAGCAGCAAACTGGAATGTATTTCTAGGACAGACTGAGTATGGAAAAACACCGAAAATTAGACTAAAGATTTACCCATAATGCTGTTCCACTTTAATCATGGCACAGttccaaaaaaatgtcacaaaacatGTTTGAGCTCTGATTTGAATTCGGTATGTGATGTTTGTTATATGATCTCTTTCCATATTGCATGCTACAGcatacagcaaaacaaaacaaagacaaaacccTGACTATCAAGATCAcacgagcaaaaaaaaaaaacaaaaaaaaacataaaccagGCTAAAGAAATGTTACAATACGGGACAGATTTGCAGTGATTTCGACCTGAAACCCATCATAAAGAACATTCAAATGCTTTGTAGAATGAGTATTGTATATTTAACATAAAATTATGCACAGCAGTTCTTAAGCAGCATCATTGCTCAGACACCACCAGGTTTTTACTGCAGTAACCCACTGACCATAATATGAGGTGTGACATAATGAGGTGGATTTTACTTTTGGTGACAATATTAaagtaagaaaaacacaagcttTAATAAACTAATAGATGTTCAGACTGAAAACAGAATGATGCTCAtgacagcagaaaacactgaagaaagTGTCATTCTTCAGTGTTTAACCCTTTCCATAACCGAGGGCCACCTATCTCCACTCAAACCTTCAACCATGTGTGCATCTCCAGTACGTACCTGAGGCCTCTCTGTCTGTACTCGTCTCATACATCCGGAGCCATAGATGACTGTGTTTTCTGGTATGACCTCACAGGTGTTGACCTGGCAGAAGGCCCCGATGATACAGCCACTGGTGAGGATCACATTCCTACCAACATCAGCTAAATAACAGAGCAGAGGACACATAAGATACagggactgacacacacacacacacacagtggttaaCAGCACAGCTCATGAATACACTGTAACTTCTTCCTTCTCTCACTATGAGGTTTACACTTGTCTACACTTACACCTGCGCACATACAAAAACCCAAACAGGAAAACATCCCACCTTTAGATTCTATTACATTATTGTCTCCGATTTTCAAGGCTTGGGATACTATTATTAGCTGGTTAAGGGAAATTTTCTTTTTGAGAACTGTGGATCATCACATGATTAAATCACAATCTGACCACACAATTAGCTGAATTCATGCTCCCTCGCTTTTCAGGCTAGTCAAAAGGATACCGCATCCAACTTCAAACACGTTGTTGATACCAATGGTCATGGTCTTTGGTTCCACCCCTTCAGAGTCTGGCATGATGTTCTCAGGGTAACTGCTTGGCAGAATCAACAAGTGAGGTTGCTGTTAATATAATGCTAGGGAGGGTGatacacagagtgagagactgcATTTCAAAAGGTGACTTAAGTAGAGAAGCACGTCCTGCATTCTAAAAAGGGGTCCTACATCACCTATTAATGATAAGAGCTTGCTCCTCTATCAAATTGCCCTCTCCAATCACTATGGGTCCTGCCTCTGCGATGATACGAGCTTTGGGGTGGACCACCGTCCTGGCACCTGGGAAAACAGAGACCATCTTAAAACCTGTTTAACTACCTGGATGTGA of Myripristis murdjan chromosome 1, fMyrMur1.1, whole genome shotgun sequence contains these proteins:
- the gtf2e2 gene encoding transcription initiation factor IIE subunit beta, which encodes MDPALLRERELFKKRALSTPAVEKRPAASDSGSHKKKKAKVDKEGSSGSKHTTESSNGTFNLKASSGYKFGCLAKIVNYMKTRHQRGDTHFLTLDEILDETKLLDIGMKQKQWLMTEALANNPKIEVRDGKYAFKPKYHLKDKKALLRLLDKHDQLGLGGVLLDDVEEGLPNSAKAIKALGDQIIFVTRPDKKKVLFYNDKHSQFVVDEEFQKLWRSVPVDSMDEEKIEEYLKKQGISSMQETGPKKVLPVQKRKKPGGQKKRRFKTHNDHLAGVLEDYSDGVPAKK
- the LOC115360111 gene encoding dynactin subunit 6; the protein is MADKQNVQKSVKIAAGAVVCVESEIRGDVTIGARTVVHPKARIIAEAGPIVIGEGNLIEEQALIINSYPENIMPDSEGVEPKTMTIGINNVFEVGCVSQALKIGDNNVIESKADVGRNVILTSGCIIGAFCQVNTCEVIPENTVIYGSGCMRRVQTERPQPQTLQLDFLMKILPNYHHLKKTVKASQNTKN